From Amphiprion ocellaris isolate individual 3 ecotype Okinawa chromosome 10, ASM2253959v1, whole genome shotgun sequence, one genomic window encodes:
- the LOC111574172 gene encoding alpha-amylase — translation MKLFILVAVFGLSLAQHNPHLKHGRTAIVHLFEWRWADIAAECERFLGPNGFGGVQISPPNEHILVNGPFRPWWQRYQPIGYKLCSRSGNENELRDMITRCNNVGVNIYVDAVINHMCGAGGGEGTHSSCGSWFSANRKDFPTVPFSHQDFNDYKCRTGSGNIENYGDANQVRDCRLVGLLDLALEKDYVRSKVADYMNSLIDMGVAGFRVDATKHMWPGDLSAVYGRLHNLNTRWFSGGSRPFIFQEVIDLGGEPITSGQYTHLGRVTEFKYGAKLGTIFRKWNGEKLSYTKNWGEGWGFMSSGNALVFVDNHDNQRGHGAGGASILTFWDSRLHKMAVGYMLAHPYGVTRVMSSYRWNRHIVNGKDQNDWMGPPSHGDGSTKPVPINPDQTCGDGWVCEHRWRQIKNMVTFRNVVNGQPQSNWWDNQSNQVAFGRGNRGFIVFNNDDWDLDVTLSTGMPGGTYCDVISGQKEGNRCTGKQIQVGGDGRAHFRISNRDEDPFVAIHAESKL, via the exons ATGAAGTTGTTCATTTTGGTAGCTGTGTTCGGGCTCAGCCTCGCCCAGCACAACCCCCACCTCAAACATGGAAGAACGGCCATCGTCCATCTATTTGAGTGGCGCTGGGCCGACATCGCTGCAGAGTGTGAACGCTTCTTGGGTCCCAATGGCTTTGGAGGTGTTCAG ATCTCTCCTCCAAATGAGCACATTTTGGTGAACGGTCCCTTTAGACCCTGGTGGCAGAGATACCAACCAATCGGCTACAAGTTGTGTTCCAGATCTGGCAATGAGAACGAGCTGAGGGACATGATCACCAGATGCAACAACGTTGGG GTCAACATCTATGTGGATGCTGTCATCAACCATATGTGCggagctggtggtggagagggaACCCACTCCTCATGTGGAAGCTGGTTCAGTGCCAACAGGAAGGACTTCCCTACAGTCCCCTTTTCTCACCAGGACTTCAATGACTACAAGTGCCGGACTGGCAGTGGAAATATTGAGAACTATGGTGATGCCAATCAG GTGCGTGACTGTCGTCTGGTCGGTCTGTTGGACCTTGCCTTGGAGAAAGATTATGTTAGGAGCAAGGTGGCTGACTACATGAACAGCCTGATTGACATGGGTGTGGCTGGATTCAGAGTAGATGCCACCAAGCACATGtggcctggtgacctgtctgcTGTCTATGGCCGTCTACACAACCTTAATACCAGATGGTTCTCTGGTGGCTCCAGACCCTTCATCTTCCAggag GTTATTGATCTGGGAGGTGAGCCCATCACATCTGGACAGTACACCCATCTGGGAAGAGTGACCGAGTTCAAATATGGCGCCAAACTGGGAACTATCTTCAGAAAATGGAATGGTGAAAAGCTGTCTTACACCAA GAACTGGGGAGAGGGATGGGGCTTCATGTCCAGCGGAAACGCTCTGGTGTTTGTTGACAACCACGACAACCAGAGAGGTCATGGTGCTGGTGGTGCATCCATTCTTACCTTCTGGGACTCCAGACTCCACAAGATGGCTGTCGGCTACATGCTTGCTCACCCTTATGGAGTAACCAGGGTCATGTCTAGCTACCGATGGAACCGACACATTGTGAATGGAAAA GATCAGAATGACTGGATGGGCCCTCCCAGCCATGGTGATGGATCCACCAAGCCTGTTCCCATCAACCCTGACCAGACATGTGGAGATGGATGGGTGTGTGAGCACAGATGGCGTCAGATCAA GAACATGGTCACTTTCCGTAATGTGGTCAATGGACAGCCTCAGTCCAACTGGTGGGACAACCAGAGCAACCAGGTTGCCTTTGGACGTGGTAATCGTGGTTTCATCGTCTTTAACAATGATGACTG GGACCTGGATGTGACCCTCAGCACTGGCATGCCTGGTGGTACCTACTGTGACGTCATTTCTGGCCAGAAGGAAGGAAACAGGTGCACTGGGAAGCAGATCCAAGTTGGTGGTGATGGCCGTGCCCACTTCAGGATCAGCAACAGAGATGAAGACCCCTTTGTTGCCATCCATGCTGAATCTAAGCTGTGA
- the LOC111570226 gene encoding alpha-amylase-like, producing the protein MKLVILVAVFGLSLAQHNPHFKYGRTSIVHLFEWRWADIAAECERFLGPKGFGGVQISPPNEHIVLNDPWRPWWQRYQPIGYKLCSRSGSENELRDMISRCNKVGVNIYVDAVINHMCGAGGGEGTHSSCGSWFSANRKDFPTVPFSYLDFNDYKCYTGSENIENYDDMYQVRDCRLLGLLDLALEKDYVRGKVADYMNSLIDMGVAGFRVDACKHMWPGDLSAVYGRLHNLNTNWFSGGSRPFIYQEVIDLGGQPITSGQYTHLGRVTEFKYGAKLGTIFRKWDGEKLSYTKNWGEGWGFMSNGNALVFVDNHDNQRGHGAGGASIVTFWDSRLHKMAVSYMLAHPYGVTRVMSSYRWNRNFVNGKDQNDWMGPPSHGDGSTKPVTINSDQTCGNDWVCEHRWRQITNMVIFRNVVNGQPQSNWWDNQSNQVAFGRGNRGFIVFNNDDWDLDVTLSTGMPGGTYCDVISGQKEGNRCTGKQIQVGGDGRAHFRISNRDEDPFVAIHAESKL; encoded by the exons atgaagttggtCATTCTGGTCGCTGTGTTCGGGCTCAGCCTCGCCCAGCATAACCCCCATTTCAAATATGGAAGGACATCCATCGTCCATCTCTTTGAGTGGCGCTGGGCCGACATCGCTGCCGAGTGTGAACGCTTCTTGGGTCCCAAGGGCTTTGGAGGTGTTCAG ATCTCTCCTCCAAATGAGCACATTGTGCTGAACGATCCCTGGAGACCCTGGTGGCAGAGATACCAACCAATCGGCTACAAGTTGTGTTCCAGATCTGGCAGTGAGAACGAGCTGAGGGACATGATCTCCAGATGCAACAAAGTTGGG GTCAACATCTATGTGGATGCTGTCATCAACCATATGTGCggagctggtggtggagagggaACCCACTCCTCATGTGGAAGCTGGTTCAGTGCCAACAGGAAGGACTTCCCTACAGTCCCCTTTTCTTACCTGGACTTCAATGACTATAAATGCTATACTGGCAGTGAAAATATTGAGAACTATGACGATATGTATCAG GTGCGTGACTGTCGTCTGCTCGGTCTGTTGGACCTTGCCTTGGAGAAAGATTATGTTAGGGGCAAGGTGGCTGACTACATGAACAGCCTGATTGACATGGGTGTGGCTGGATTCAGAGTGGATGCCTGCAAGCACATGtggcctggtgacctgtctgcTGTCTATGGCCGTCTACACAACCTCAACACCAACTGGTTCTCTGGTGGCTCCAGACCCTTCATCTACCAGGAG GTTATTGATCTGGGAGGTCAGCCCATCACATCTGGACAGTACACCCATCTGGGAAGAGTGACTGAGTTCAAATATGGCGCCAAACTGGGAACTATCTTCAGAAAATGGGATGGTGAAAAGCTGTCTTACACCAA GAACTGGGGAGAGGGATGGGGCTTCATGTCCAATGGCAATGCCCTGGTGTTTGTTGACAACCACGACAACCAGAGAGGTCATGGTGCTGGTGGTGCATCCATTGTTACCTTCTGGGACTCCAGACTCCACAAGATGGCTGTCAGCTACATGCTTGCTCACCCTTATGGAGTAACCAGGGTCATGTCTAGCTACCGATGGAACCGCAACTTCGTGAATGGAAAA GATCAGAATGACTGGATGGGCCCTCCCAGCCATGGTGATGGATCCACCAAGCCTGTTACAATCAACTCTGACCAGACATGTGGAAATGACTGGGTGTGTGAGCACAGATGGCGTCAGATCAC GAACATGGTCATTTTCCGTAATGTGGTCAATGGACAGCCTCAGTCCAACTGGTGGGACAACCAGAGCAACCAGGTTGCCTTTGGACGTGGTAATCGTGGTTTCATCGTCTTTAACAATGATGATTG GGACCTGGATGTGACCCTCAGCACTGGCATGCCTGGTGGTACCTACTGTGACGTTATTTCTGGCCAGAAGGAAGGAAACAGGTGCACTGGGAAGCAGATCCAAGTTGGTGGTGATGGCCGTGCCCACTTCAGGATCAGCAACAGAGATGAAGACCCCTTTGTTGCCATCCATGCTGAATCTAAGTTGTGA